Proteins from a genomic interval of Streptomyces sp. NBC_00820:
- a CDS encoding carbohydrate ABC transporter permease → MLHVFLAGTALAWLAPLLWAVFSALRPYGETSSKGYVSWPDTLNLDNFTNAFEQSDMLHYFGNTLIIAVPAVLLTLFLSSCVAFRVSRFDFRLNLALLLVFTAGNLLPQQVIITPLYRLYLLTDLPGVTASGKLYDSALGLVLIHVAFQSGFCTFVLSNYMRSLPQELTEAALVDGASVWRLYWQITLPLCKPAMAALATLLSIWIYNDFFWALVLISTGENMPVTSALNNLSGQYFTDPNLVAAGALLTAVPTLIVYFALQRQFVSGLTLGSNKS, encoded by the coding sequence ATGCTGCACGTCTTCCTCGCCGGTACGGCCCTGGCGTGGCTCGCGCCCCTGCTGTGGGCGGTCTTCTCCGCGCTGCGGCCGTACGGCGAGACCAGCTCCAAGGGCTACGTGTCCTGGCCGGACACGCTGAACCTGGACAACTTCACGAACGCGTTCGAGCAGTCGGACATGCTGCACTACTTCGGCAACACGCTGATCATCGCCGTACCGGCCGTGCTGCTGACCCTGTTCCTGTCCTCCTGCGTCGCCTTCCGCGTCAGCCGCTTCGACTTCCGCCTCAATCTGGCGCTGCTGCTGGTCTTCACGGCGGGCAACCTGCTCCCGCAACAGGTGATCATCACCCCGCTGTACCGGCTGTACCTGCTCACGGACCTGCCCGGCGTCACCGCGAGCGGGAAGCTGTACGACTCCGCGCTCGGGCTCGTGCTGATCCACGTGGCGTTCCAGTCCGGGTTCTGCACCTTCGTGCTGAGCAACTACATGCGCTCGCTGCCGCAGGAACTGACCGAGGCCGCGCTGGTCGACGGCGCCTCGGTGTGGCGGCTGTACTGGCAGATCACGCTGCCGCTGTGCAAGCCGGCGATGGCGGCCCTCGCGACGCTGCTGTCGATCTGGATCTACAACGACTTCTTCTGGGCCCTCGTGCTGATCTCGACCGGCGAGAACATGCCGGTCACCTCGGCCCTGAACAACCTCTCCGGTCAGTACTTCACCGACCCCAACCTGGTCGCCGCCGGGGCCCTGCTCACCGCCGTTCCGACCCTGATCGTCTACTTCGCGCTCCAGCGCCAGTTCGTCAGCGGCCTGACCCTGGGCTCGAACAAGAGCTGA
- a CDS encoding ABC transporter substrate-binding protein: protein MRLSPSDPRVPGPSRRSLLRGAGGAAVLAGAGVPLLSACGGSGSGSDPKTVSVGSNASDAVPKKAFETVYEAFRKQSGLTVHVNTKDHNTFQEQINSYLQGTPDDVFNWFAGYRMQFFAAKKLATPLDDVWQKIGGNFPEAMRKLSKGEDGKYYFVPMTSYPWAVFYRRSVFRQHGYEVPTTWDQFVALCRRMKGDGLVPLAFADKDAWPAMGTFDQIDFRLNGYDFHVQLMAGKASWTDARVRAVFDHWTEILPYHQDGAMGRTWQDAAQTLVAKKAGMYLLGSFVAQQFTDKADLDDLDFFAFPEIDPAYGQDTVEAPTDGFMLSKAPKNHAGAAKLLEYLGTPGAEEVYLKTDSSVVAASDKADTSAYSALQKKAFTMIGNAKTLTQFMDRDSRPDFTSTVMQPALQKFIQNPKGVDGLLSSIERQKKTIFASS from the coding sequence ATGCGCCTTTCCCCTTCCGACCCCCGCGTCCCGGGTCCCAGCCGTCGCTCGCTGCTGCGCGGAGCCGGCGGCGCCGCCGTCCTCGCCGGCGCGGGCGTACCCCTGCTGTCCGCCTGCGGCGGCAGCGGGTCCGGCTCCGACCCGAAGACCGTCTCCGTAGGCTCCAACGCCTCGGACGCGGTGCCGAAGAAGGCGTTCGAGACCGTCTACGAAGCCTTCAGGAAGCAGTCCGGACTCACGGTCCACGTGAACACCAAGGACCACAACACCTTCCAGGAGCAGATCAACTCCTACCTCCAGGGCACTCCGGACGACGTGTTCAACTGGTTCGCCGGGTACCGCATGCAGTTCTTCGCGGCGAAGAAGCTCGCCACGCCGCTGGACGACGTGTGGCAGAAGATCGGCGGCAACTTCCCGGAGGCGATGAGGAAGCTCAGCAAGGGCGAGGACGGCAAGTACTACTTCGTGCCGATGACGTCGTACCCGTGGGCCGTCTTCTACCGCCGCAGCGTCTTCCGGCAGCACGGTTACGAAGTCCCCACCACCTGGGACCAGTTCGTCGCCCTGTGCCGGCGGATGAAGGGGGACGGACTCGTGCCGCTCGCCTTCGCCGACAAGGACGCGTGGCCGGCGATGGGCACCTTCGACCAGATCGACTTCCGCCTCAACGGCTACGACTTCCACGTGCAGTTGATGGCCGGCAAGGCCTCCTGGACCGACGCCAGGGTCAGGGCGGTCTTCGACCACTGGACCGAGATCCTGCCCTACCACCAGGACGGCGCCATGGGCCGTACCTGGCAGGACGCCGCGCAGACGCTGGTGGCGAAGAAGGCCGGCATGTACCTCCTCGGCTCCTTCGTGGCCCAGCAGTTCACGGACAAGGCGGACCTGGACGACCTCGACTTCTTCGCCTTCCCCGAGATCGACCCGGCCTACGGCCAGGACACGGTCGAGGCGCCGACCGACGGCTTCATGCTCAGCAAGGCACCGAAGAACCACGCGGGCGCCGCGAAGCTGCTGGAGTACCTGGGCACTCCGGGGGCCGAGGAGGTCTACCTCAAGACCGACTCCAGCGTGGTGGCCGCCTCCGACAAGGCCGACACCTCCGCGTACTCGGCGCTGCAGAAGAAGGCGTTCACGATGATCGGCAACGCCAAGACCCTCACCCAGTTCATGGACCGCGACAGCCGGCCGGACTTCACCTCCACGGTGATGCAGCCCGCGCTCCAGAAGTTCATCCAGAACCCCAAGGGCGTGGACGGACTGCTGTCGTCGATCGAGCGCCAGAAGAAGACCATCTTCGCGTCCTCGTGA
- a CDS encoding ATP-binding cassette domain-containing protein codes for MTDNGTGTHGAVLPEAAASSTDAPLVELRGAGKSYGNIRALHGVDLKVHARQVTCVLGDNGAGKSTLIKIISGLHRHTEGEFLVDGVPVRFGTPREALGRGIAAVYQDLATVPLMPVWRNFFLGSELTKGPWPVRRLDIARMKETADRELRDMGIVLDDLEQPIGTLSGGQRQCVAIARAVHFGARVLILDEPTAALGVRQSGVVLKYIAAARERGLGVIFITHNPHHAYMVGDHFSVLRLGTLELSAARDRITLEELTNHMAGGADLAALRHELAQVRGVDVAELPEAEDLAAPAADPAGNEA; via the coding sequence ATGACCGACAACGGAACCGGAACCCACGGCGCCGTCCTCCCGGAGGCCGCGGCGTCGTCCACGGACGCACCCCTCGTCGAACTGCGCGGCGCGGGCAAGTCCTACGGCAACATCCGCGCCCTGCACGGCGTCGACCTCAAGGTCCACGCGCGGCAGGTGACCTGCGTCCTCGGCGACAACGGCGCGGGCAAGTCCACCCTCATCAAGATCATCTCAGGGCTGCACCGGCACACCGAGGGCGAGTTCCTCGTGGACGGCGTCCCGGTGCGCTTCGGCACACCGCGGGAGGCCCTCGGCAGGGGCATCGCCGCCGTCTACCAGGACCTCGCCACGGTGCCCCTGATGCCGGTGTGGCGGAACTTCTTCCTCGGCTCCGAGCTGACCAAGGGGCCCTGGCCGGTCCGCCGCCTGGACATCGCCCGCATGAAGGAGACCGCCGACCGGGAACTGCGCGACATGGGCATCGTCCTGGACGACCTGGAGCAGCCCATCGGCACGCTCTCCGGCGGCCAGCGCCAGTGCGTGGCGATCGCGCGCGCGGTGCACTTCGGCGCCCGCGTGCTGATCCTGGACGAGCCGACCGCCGCGCTGGGCGTCAGACAGTCCGGTGTCGTGCTCAAGTACATCGCCGCCGCCCGCGAGCGCGGCCTCGGCGTCATCTTCATCACCCACAACCCGCACCACGCTTACATGGTCGGCGACCACTTCAGCGTCCTGCGCCTCGGCACCCTCGAACTCAGCGCCGCGCGCGACCGCATCACCCTGGAGGAGCTGACCAACCACATGGCGGGCGGCGCCGACCTCGCCGCGCTCAGGCACGAGCTGGCGCAGGTGCGCGGGGTGGACGTGGCGGAACTGCCGGAGGCGGAGGACCTCGCCGCACCCGCGGCGGACCCTGCCGGGAACGAGGCCTGA
- a CDS encoding ABC transporter permease, with the protein MSAAPQAGPAVDGPPASGPKDTDGRTAHRPPVLRLLARPEVGVFLGAMAVLVFFLIAAPSLRQGGSMATVLYQSSTIGIMALPVALLMIGGEFDLSSGVAVITSALTASMLSYQLTVNVWTGVAVALVLSLAVGALNGWMVVRTRLPSFLVTLGTFLILQGVNLAVTKLVTRNVASDDISDMDGFGQAKKVFASSVDIGGVQVKVTVFYWLAFAALATWVLLRTKYGNWIFAVGGSKESARAVGVPVDFTKITLFMLVGFGGWFTGMHNLFSFNTVQSGEGVGQELIYIAAAVIGGCLLTGGYGSAIGPVFGAFMFGMVNQGIVFAGWNPDWFKTFLGAMLLGAVLINLWVQRTATRR; encoded by the coding sequence ATGAGTGCGGCCCCACAGGCCGGGCCGGCGGTCGACGGGCCGCCGGCGTCCGGCCCGAAGGACACCGACGGCCGCACCGCCCACCGCCCGCCGGTCCTGCGCCTGCTGGCCCGGCCCGAAGTGGGCGTCTTCCTGGGCGCCATGGCCGTCCTGGTGTTCTTCCTGATCGCCGCGCCCTCGCTCCGTCAGGGCGGCTCGATGGCCACGGTCCTCTACCAGTCCTCGACCATCGGCATCATGGCCCTGCCCGTCGCCCTGCTGATGATCGGCGGGGAGTTCGACCTGTCCTCCGGCGTCGCCGTGATCACCTCCGCGCTCACCGCGAGCATGCTCAGCTACCAGCTGACCGTGAACGTGTGGACCGGTGTGGCCGTAGCCCTCGTCCTCTCCCTCGCGGTCGGCGCGCTCAACGGCTGGATGGTCGTACGGACCAGGCTGCCCAGCTTCCTGGTCACCCTCGGCACGTTCCTCATCCTCCAGGGCGTCAACCTCGCCGTCACCAAGCTCGTCACCCGCAACGTCGCCAGCGACGACATCAGCGACATGGACGGATTCGGCCAGGCCAAGAAGGTCTTCGCCTCGTCGGTCGACATCGGCGGCGTCCAGGTGAAGGTCACGGTCTTCTACTGGCTGGCCTTCGCGGCCCTCGCCACCTGGGTCCTGCTGCGCACCAAGTACGGCAACTGGATCTTCGCCGTCGGCGGCAGCAAGGAGAGCGCGCGTGCCGTCGGCGTCCCGGTGGACTTCACCAAGATCACGCTGTTCATGCTGGTCGGCTTCGGCGGCTGGTTCACCGGCATGCACAACCTGTTCTCCTTCAACACCGTGCAGTCCGGCGAGGGCGTGGGCCAGGAGCTGATCTACATCGCCGCGGCCGTCATCGGCGGCTGCCTGCTCACCGGCGGGTACGGCTCCGCGATCGGCCCGGTCTTCGGCGCGTTCATGTTCGGCATGGTGAACCAGGGCATCGTCTTCGCGGGCTGGAACCCCGACTGGTTCAAGACCTTCCTCGGCGCGATGCTGCTCGGCGCCGTCCTGATCAATCTGTGGGTCCAGCGCACGGCCACCCGGAGGTGA
- a CDS encoding carbohydrate ABC transporter permease, translating into MTTDTTTTQSPEAAARPPAGPALAKRRAARSRRRLLTRRDRFTLAAMVGVPTVLHLILVWVTALASVALAFTTWDGIGFDSIKWVGLDNFRQLFEDNPQFWPALQHNAVWFVALILVPTPFGLFLAVQLDKRIRFSRVYQTAYFLPVVISMACIGFVWQLVYNPDTGLINSLTGANEPGHYIDWIGDPDLNLWAVLVAASWRHTGYMMILYLAGLKSVDPSLREAAALDGAGEWQTFRHVVFPTLRPTNTVVLVVTVIESLRAFDLVFVFNKGAQGTELLSILVTNNIIGESSRIGYGSAIAVVLLVISLAVIIPYLVAAFRKERRS; encoded by the coding sequence ATGACCACCGACACGACCACCACCCAGTCCCCGGAGGCGGCCGCGCGGCCGCCCGCGGGCCCCGCGCTCGCGAAGCGGCGGGCCGCGCGGAGCCGCCGGCGCCTGCTGACCCGCCGTGACCGGTTCACGCTCGCCGCGATGGTCGGCGTGCCCACGGTCCTGCACCTGATCCTGGTCTGGGTCACCGCCCTCGCCTCCGTCGCGCTGGCCTTCACCACCTGGGACGGCATCGGGTTCGACTCGATCAAGTGGGTCGGCCTGGACAACTTCCGGCAGCTCTTCGAGGACAACCCCCAGTTCTGGCCGGCCCTTCAGCACAACGCCGTCTGGTTCGTGGCGCTGATCCTCGTCCCGACGCCGTTCGGCCTGTTCCTGGCCGTGCAGCTGGACAAGCGGATCCGGTTCAGCCGGGTCTACCAGACCGCGTACTTCCTGCCGGTCGTCATCTCGATGGCGTGCATCGGCTTCGTCTGGCAACTCGTCTACAACCCGGACACGGGCCTGATCAACAGCCTGACCGGAGCCAACGAGCCCGGCCACTACATCGACTGGATCGGCGACCCCGACCTCAACCTGTGGGCCGTCCTGGTCGCCGCGTCCTGGCGGCACACCGGGTACATGATGATCCTCTACCTGGCAGGCCTGAAGAGCGTCGACCCGTCGCTGCGGGAGGCCGCCGCGCTGGACGGCGCGGGCGAGTGGCAGACGTTCAGGCACGTCGTCTTCCCGACCCTGCGCCCGACCAACACGGTCGTCCTGGTCGTCACCGTCATCGAGTCGTTGCGCGCCTTCGACCTGGTCTTCGTCTTCAACAAGGGCGCGCAGGGCACCGAGTTGCTGTCGATCCTGGTGACCAACAACATCATCGGCGAGTCCAGCCGCATCGGTTACGGGTCGGCGATCGCCGTCGTCCTGCTGGTGATCTCCCTCGCGGTGATCATCCCGTACCTGGTGGCGGCCTTCCGGAAGGAACGGCGATCGTGA
- a CDS encoding hydrogenase expression protein HypE — protein sequence MTRHSGTSGTTDVSGDPGRAEVRRGFDEIYILWISEGMSCDGDTVSLTAADQPSIEDVILGLIPGLPKVNLINKVLSPTLGGEEFLAPYRAAARGDLGAPFILVIEGSVPNQNVIEGDGYWTSFGNDPETGQPETLNAWIDKLAPKAWAVVAAGTCATFGGIHAMAGNPTGCMGLADYLGWDFTAQSGLPVVNVPGCPIQPENFMETLIWVLRHAAGTAPPPPLDHMLRPQWLFGKTVHEGCDRGSYYEQGSFATDYNSPKCLVKTGCWGPVVNCNVPKRGWMAGIGGCPNVGGICIGCTMPAFPDAFMPFMDEPPGSTLSTLAIKPYGAVIRRLRGLTNHMVNHETKWRHKGRKLTTGYDPYWRA from the coding sequence ATGACCAGGCACAGCGGCACCAGCGGCACCACCGACGTCAGCGGCGACCCCGGCCGCGCCGAGGTGCGGCGGGGCTTCGACGAGATCTACATCCTCTGGATCTCCGAGGGGATGAGCTGCGACGGCGACACCGTCTCCCTGACGGCCGCCGACCAGCCCTCCATCGAGGACGTCATACTCGGCCTGATCCCGGGCCTGCCGAAGGTCAACCTGATCAACAAGGTGCTCTCCCCGACCCTGGGCGGCGAGGAGTTCCTCGCCCCCTACCGGGCGGCGGCGCGCGGCGACCTGGGCGCACCCTTCATCCTCGTCATCGAGGGCTCGGTCCCCAACCAGAACGTCATCGAGGGCGACGGCTACTGGACCTCCTTCGGCAACGACCCGGAGACCGGCCAGCCGGAGACCCTCAACGCGTGGATCGACAAACTCGCCCCCAAGGCCTGGGCGGTGGTGGCCGCGGGCACCTGCGCCACCTTCGGCGGCATCCACGCGATGGCCGGCAACCCGACCGGCTGCATGGGCCTCGCCGACTACCTGGGCTGGGACTTCACGGCTCAGAGCGGCCTGCCCGTGGTGAACGTGCCCGGCTGCCCGATCCAGCCCGAGAACTTCATGGAGACCCTGATCTGGGTCCTGCGGCACGCGGCCGGCACCGCTCCCCCGCCCCCGCTGGACCACATGCTGCGCCCGCAGTGGCTGTTCGGCAAGACGGTCCACGAGGGCTGCGACCGCGGCTCGTACTACGAGCAGGGCAGCTTCGCAACGGACTACAACTCCCCCAAGTGCCTGGTGAAGACGGGCTGTTGGGGTCCGGTCGTGAACTGCAACGTGCCCAAGCGCGGCTGGATGGCCGGCATCGGCGGCTGCCCGAACGTCGGCGGCATCTGCATCGGCTGCACGATGCCCGCCTTCCCCGACGCGTTCATGCCGTTCATGGACGAGCCGCCCGGATCCACGCTGTCGACGCTCGCCATCAAGCCGTACGGGGCGGTCATCCGCCGCCTGCGCGGCCTCACGAACCACATGGTCAACCACGAGACCAAGTGGCGCCACAAGGGCCGCAAGCTCACCACCGGCTACGACCCGTACTGGCGCGCCTGA
- a CDS encoding sugar ABC transporter substrate-binding protein: MDRSSRSRSRRPALVVAMATAVALTLAGCSSGSGGKKAEEGGPGASAGKADTPRMTVALVTHQSPGDTFWDIVRKGAEAAAAKDNVKLIYSADPNAGNQANLVQNAIDQKVDGIAVTLAKPDAMKDAIGKANAAKIPVVGLNSGLSDWKKLGLLEFFGQDETVAGEAFGKKLDAVGAKKAVCVIQEQGNVGLDQRCDGLKKTFSGTTETLYVNGTDMPSVKSTITAKLKQDSAIDHVVTLGAPFALTAVQSVGDAGSKAKVATFDLNKDLTGAIKKGTIQFAVDQQPYLQGYLAVDSLWLYKNNGNYSGGGEQPVLTGPAFVDSSNVDRVAEFATKGTR, from the coding sequence ATGGACCGCTCTTCTCGCTCCCGGTCCCGCAGGCCGGCCCTCGTCGTGGCCATGGCCACCGCGGTGGCCCTCACCCTCGCCGGCTGCTCCAGTGGCTCCGGAGGGAAGAAGGCCGAGGAGGGAGGGCCGGGTGCCTCGGCGGGCAAGGCCGACACCCCCCGGATGACGGTCGCGCTGGTGACCCATCAGTCGCCGGGCGACACCTTCTGGGACATCGTGCGCAAGGGCGCCGAGGCCGCCGCCGCCAAGGACAACGTCAAGCTGATCTACTCCGCGGACCCGAACGCCGGCAACCAGGCCAACCTGGTGCAGAACGCGATCGACCAGAAGGTCGACGGCATCGCCGTCACCCTGGCCAAGCCGGACGCCATGAAGGACGCCATCGGCAAGGCGAACGCGGCGAAGATACCCGTGGTCGGCCTCAACTCCGGGCTCAGCGACTGGAAGAAGCTCGGCCTGCTGGAGTTCTTCGGTCAGGACGAGACCGTGGCCGGCGAGGCCTTCGGCAAGAAGCTCGACGCGGTCGGCGCCAAGAAGGCCGTCTGCGTCATCCAGGAGCAGGGCAACGTCGGCCTCGACCAGCGCTGTGACGGGTTGAAGAAGACCTTCTCCGGTACGACGGAGACGCTGTACGTCAACGGCACCGACATGCCCTCCGTGAAGTCGACGATCACGGCCAAGCTCAAGCAGGACAGCGCCATCGACCACGTCGTCACGCTCGGCGCCCCCTTCGCGCTGACCGCGGTGCAGTCGGTGGGCGACGCGGGCAGCAAGGCCAAGGTCGCCACCTTCGACCTGAACAAGGACCTGACCGGCGCCATCAAGAAGGGCACCATCCAGTTCGCGGTGGACCAACAGCCGTACCTCCAGGGCTACCTGGCGGTCGACTCCCTGTGGCTGTACAAGAACAACGGCAACTACAGCGGGGGCGGCGAGCAGCCGGTGCTGACCGGTCCGGCCTTCGTCGACAGCTCCAACGTCGACCGGGTCGCCGAGTTCGCCACGAAGGGCACCCGGTGA
- a CDS encoding NAD-dependent epimerase/dehydratase family protein — protein sequence MSELVLVTGGTGYIAGWCVAELLRRGHSVRATVRSPGRERAVTEAVSTVVDPAGRLSFAVADLTDDAGWEAALDGVDRVQHVASPLGTTASGDLLTPARDGTLRVLRAATAAGVSRVVMTSAANAASPSSYATDGVTDESLWTDPDDPTLIPYRRAKTLAERAAWDFMARHDGPTELTTVLPGAVFGPVLATDSLGSVGIVARMLSGAMRGIPRIGLEIVDVRDLVDVHLRAMTAPAAAGERFLATGEFMWMADMAQVLRDGLGDQGRLVSTRRLPDFAVRLAARFGDRTLREITPALGRRSRHITEKAHRLLGWQPRPAARTVLDCAESLISRGAVPALAPQPQ from the coding sequence ATGTCCGAACTCGTCCTGGTCACCGGTGGTACCGGATACATCGCCGGCTGGTGCGTCGCCGAGCTGCTGCGGCGCGGTCACTCCGTGCGCGCGACCGTGCGCTCCCCCGGCCGCGAGCGGGCCGTCACCGAGGCCGTGTCCACGGTGGTCGACCCGGCCGGGCGGCTGAGCTTCGCCGTCGCCGACCTCACCGACGACGCTGGCTGGGAGGCCGCGCTCGACGGCGTGGACCGCGTCCAGCACGTGGCCTCACCGCTGGGTACGACGGCCTCGGGCGACCTTCTCACCCCGGCCCGGGACGGCACCCTGCGCGTGCTGCGCGCCGCGACGGCGGCCGGGGTGTCCCGCGTGGTGATGACGTCCGCGGCGAACGCGGCGAGCCCCTCGTCGTACGCCACCGACGGCGTCACCGACGAGTCGCTGTGGACCGATCCCGACGATCCCACGCTGATCCCCTACCGCCGCGCCAAGACCCTCGCGGAGCGGGCCGCCTGGGACTTCATGGCCCGCCACGACGGTCCGACCGAGCTGACCACGGTGCTGCCCGGCGCCGTGTTCGGCCCCGTCCTCGCCACGGACAGCCTGGGCTCGGTCGGCATCGTCGCGCGCATGCTCTCCGGGGCGATGCGCGGCATCCCGCGGATCGGTCTGGAGATCGTGGACGTACGGGATCTGGTGGACGTCCACCTGCGGGCCATGACCGCGCCGGCCGCGGCGGGCGAACGCTTCCTCGCCACCGGTGAGTTCATGTGGATGGCGGACATGGCGCAGGTGCTGCGGGACGGACTCGGGGACCAGGGCCGGCTCGTCTCCACGCGCCGGCTCCCGGACTTCGCCGTACGTCTCGCGGCCCGGTTCGGGGACCGGACGCTGCGCGAGATCACCCCGGCACTGGGCCGGCGCAGCCGGCACATCACCGAGAAGGCACACCGCCTGCTCGGCTGGCAGCCCCGGCCCGCCGCCCGGACGGTACTGGACTGCGCCGAGAGCCTGATCTCGCGTGGCGCCGTCCCCGCCCTCGCGCCTCAGCCGCAGTAG
- a CDS encoding TetR/AcrR family transcriptional regulator codes for MNPQPAKPTRKDARDNRARILAVAREEIAASSTASLTAIAKKAGVGIGTLYRHFPTREALILELYRRDLQYLIDLAPRLRDEHPPLTALRRWFDEVARYGRLKFGVAEVIHAATDNGREDEFYGPFVQAIAVLLEAGAADGSLKAGIDPEDVLLQLSVLWRIDPARDGEARAARIMGLIVDGLRA; via the coding sequence GTGAACCCGCAGCCCGCGAAGCCGACCCGGAAAGACGCCCGCGACAACCGCGCCCGCATCCTCGCCGTCGCGCGCGAGGAGATCGCCGCGTCGAGCACCGCCTCCCTCACCGCGATCGCCAAGAAGGCGGGCGTCGGCATCGGCACGCTCTACCGGCACTTCCCGACCCGCGAGGCGCTGATCCTGGAGCTCTACCGCCGCGACCTCCAGTACCTCATCGACCTCGCGCCGCGCCTGCGCGACGAGCACCCCCCGCTGACGGCCCTGCGCCGGTGGTTCGACGAGGTCGCCCGGTACGGCCGGCTCAAGTTCGGCGTGGCCGAGGTCATCCACGCGGCGACGGACAACGGCCGCGAGGACGAGTTCTACGGACCCTTCGTCCAGGCGATCGCCGTCCTGCTGGAGGCCGGCGCCGCCGACGGCTCCCTCAAGGCCGGCATCGACCCGGAGGACGTGCTGCTCCAGCTCAGCGTGTTGTGGCGGATCGACCCGGCGCGTGACGGGGAGGCGCGGGCCGCCCGGATCATGGGGCTGATCGTGGACGGACTCCGCGCCTGA
- a CDS encoding amino acid permease — protein MHATGTAPQTAPAPPGAHEIPGEDQHGNTGKHARRFGLPVATALVMGNIIGGGIFLLPASVAPFGTVSLVAFGVLTVGAIALALVFGRLAERNPATGGPYVYAREAFGDFAGFLTAWSYWITTWVSNAALAVAAVGYLDVLIPVSGHRWTACLAALVILWLPALSNFAGTRYVGAVQLVSTVLKFAPLLLVAIGGLFFFDPHKLGPFHASGGSTLSAVSASAALLLFSYLGVESAAVSAGEVKNPRRNVGRATVIGTAGAAIVYLLGTLSVFGTVSHNHLVKSTAPFSDAVNAMFGGTWGGWAVALAALVSMVGCLNGWTLLSAQTPYAAAQDGLFPAAFGRRKRGVPTVGVVVTVVLASLLTVYNYMSGSGKVFESLILITTFTATVPYLLAAAAQLFHLISGRRDQVAPARLVRDLVIAGVAAGFSVWLVAGAGYAAVYQGVLFLFVGIIIFAVMAGRRQRAA, from the coding sequence ATGCACGCCACCGGGACCGCCCCGCAGACGGCTCCGGCGCCCCCGGGCGCCCACGAGATTCCCGGTGAGGACCAGCACGGCAACACCGGCAAGCACGCCCGCCGCTTCGGGCTGCCCGTCGCCACCGCCCTGGTCATGGGCAACATCATCGGCGGGGGCATCTTCCTGCTCCCGGCCTCCGTCGCCCCGTTCGGCACGGTCAGCCTGGTCGCCTTCGGCGTCCTGACCGTCGGCGCCATCGCGCTCGCCCTGGTGTTCGGCCGCCTCGCCGAGCGCAACCCGGCGACCGGCGGCCCGTACGTCTACGCCCGCGAGGCCTTCGGCGACTTCGCCGGCTTCCTCACCGCCTGGTCGTACTGGATCACCACCTGGGTCTCCAACGCGGCGCTCGCCGTCGCGGCCGTCGGTTACCTCGACGTGCTGATCCCGGTCAGTGGCCACCGCTGGACCGCGTGCCTGGCGGCGCTGGTCATCCTGTGGCTGCCCGCCCTCTCCAACTTCGCCGGCACCCGGTACGTGGGCGCCGTGCAGCTCGTCTCCACCGTGCTGAAGTTCGCTCCGCTGCTCCTCGTCGCGATCGGCGGTCTGTTCTTCTTCGACCCGCACAAGCTCGGGCCCTTCCACGCGAGCGGCGGGAGCACCCTGAGCGCGGTGTCCGCCTCCGCCGCGCTGCTGCTCTTCTCCTACCTCGGTGTGGAGTCCGCCGCGGTCAGCGCGGGCGAGGTCAAGAACCCGCGGCGCAACGTGGGGCGCGCCACGGTCATCGGCACCGCCGGTGCGGCGATCGTCTACCTGCTGGGCACCCTGTCCGTCTTCGGCACGGTCTCGCACAACCACCTGGTGAAGTCCACCGCGCCCTTCTCGGACGCCGTGAACGCCATGTTCGGCGGCACCTGGGGCGGCTGGGCCGTCGCGCTCGCCGCGCTGGTGTCGATGGTGGGCTGCCTCAACGGCTGGACCCTGCTGAGCGCCCAGACCCCGTACGCCGCCGCGCAGGACGGCCTGTTCCCCGCCGCCTTCGGCCGCCGCAAGCGGGGCGTGCCGACCGTCGGCGTCGTCGTCACCGTGGTGCTGGCCTCGCTGCTGACCGTCTACAACTACATGTCGGGCTCCGGCAAGGTCTTCGAGTCCCTGATCCTCATCACCACGTTCACCGCCACCGTGCCGTACCTGCTGGCCGCCGCCGCGCAGCTGTTCCACCTGATCAGCGGCCGCCGCGACCAGGTCGCCCCGGCCCGGCTGGTGCGCGACCTGGTGATCGCGGGCGTCGCCGCCGGCTTCTCCGTCTGGCTCGTCGCGGGCGCCGGCTACGCGGCGGTGTACCAGGGCGTGCTGTTCCTGTTCGTCGGGATCATCATCTTCGCGGTGATGGCGGGACGGCGGCAGCGGGCGGCGTGA